One part of the Humulus lupulus chromosome 9, drHumLupu1.1, whole genome shotgun sequence genome encodes these proteins:
- the LOC133800471 gene encoding uncharacterized protein LOC133800471: MGMVVVISLPFIFFCLLLGFGCYFFGRYRGRRDVRTNPQIYGVPAPPPGAAAVNSYPSPSPPPHYKPDFASNV; the protein is encoded by the coding sequence ATGGGAATGGTAGTGGTGATTTCTCTGCCCTTCATTTTCTTTTGCTTACTCTTAGGTTTCGGCTGCTACTTCTTCGGACGATACAGGGGAAGACGAGACGTACGGACCAACCCCCAGATCTACGGCGTCCCCGCCCCACCACCTGGCGCCGCCGCCGTCAATTCCTACCCTTCTCCGTCTCCTCCGCCTCATTACAAACCGGACTTCGCATCCAATGTTTAA